TGATCGCTGTCGGGAATGCGACGGGCGCGGGTATCGAATCGGCTATCGCCGAAGAAGCAGTTCGCGCCGAACGGCACGAAATCATTCTGGAGTCACTCGGCTCACGGGGCGGGGTAGTGGTCGTCGAATCGCTCGACGAGGCGATTGCCCTCGCAAATGATTTCGCGCCTGAGCATCTCATGATTGCCACCCGACGCCCGGAGCAGGTATTCGCCGCCATCAAAAACGCCGGCACAGTATTCCTCGGCCAAACGAGCTCGGTGGCGTTCGGCGACTACCTCACCGGCGCCAATCATGTGCTTCCGACCGGCGGCCTTGCTCGTTCGTATTCTGGCCTGTCAACACTCGACTTCATCCGCTGGACGACATACCAGACCATTGATCCACAAGGCGCGATATCTCTCGCGGACGACGTCGGAAAATTCGCCGATGCGGAAGGACTGCACGCACATGCGGCCACAGCCCGTCAGTGGGCGAGCGCTCCGAAATGAACGCTTCCGAATTCGCCCGCGAATGCTTTCTATCCGTCACCCTTTACGACCCGGACGTAGCGCCCTGCGAGGTGGACCTGAGCGACAACACCAATCTCTGGGGTACGCCGCCGGCTGCGCAACGCGCGATCCTCACTGCCGGACCAGAGATAGTGGCGAGATACCCCGCCCCCTACACGTCCGACCTGAAAGCGAAAATCTCTGCCTACGTTCAGGTCGAAGCATCCATGGTCGTCACGGGATGCGGATCGGACGATGTTCTCGATTCCGCCATCCGCGCTTTTGGTAGTCCCGGCGATCGCGTCGCAATACCTGAACCTTCTTTCGGAATGATCCCGGTGTTCGCCCGGATTAACGGTCTGGAGCCAGTGTTCATTTCCCTTGATCGCGACGGCAGCCTGAACCCGTCTGCCTTCCAAGCTGCTGATGCCCGGATAACGTATCTGTGCTCGCCCAACAATCCGACAGGTGTGTCGCTCCGGCAAACGGACATCGATGAGATCATCAGCAACGCCCGGGGCCCCGTGATCGTGGACCAGGCCTATGCGGAGTTCTCCGAACGCTCGCTGACTGAGCTAGCGAAGAAACACGACAACGTTCTGATCACGCGAACGATGTCCAAGGCTTTCGGCCTGGCCGGGTTGAGGATCGGCTACGGTGTTGGATCACCGGGACTGGTGCGGGAAGTCGAGAAATCGCGCGGGCCGTACAAGACCAACGCGTTGGCCGCCCGCGCCGCGATCGCCGCCCTGGATGAAGATCTTCCCTGGGTCGCGCAGCATGTCTCTGAGATAAAAACAAACCGCGCGCGTTTCATTACCGGGCTCGAAAAACTGGGTCTCGATCCATATCCAACCGATGCAAATTTCGTTCTGGTTCCAGTAAGCGATGCGAAAGAGGTTGGCAGGTTGATGAGAACCCGCGGTGTCGCAGTCAGAGTATTTGATGACCTTGCCGGAGCCGGAGGTGCGTTCCGGATCACAATCGGACCGTGGGAGATGATGGACCGTTGTCTCATCAGTCTCGCGGAGTGCATGGGATGAGAGTGGCCATTCTCGATTATGGTGCGGGCAATCTCCACTCGCTCGCAAAGGCACTCGAACAGCCCGGAGTGGATGTTACCATAACGACCGATCCGTCGGTGGCTTTCCGTCTTGACGCTCTCATACTCCCCGGGGTAGGCGCGTTTGCCAGCGCTTCCGAGGTCATCGCCCGCTATGCTCTCCCCATCCGCGAAAGTCTCGATCGTGGGCTCCCGTGCCTTGGGATCTGCCTCGGCATGCAGCTCCTGTTCGAGGAAAGCGAAGAGGGCAGTGGTCGTGGTATCGCTGCAATTCCTGGCCGTGTGAGGCGATTGAAAACCAGGCGGGTGCCGCAGATCGGATGGAATGAGATCGAGAGTGCAACCGATCCGCTGTTCGAAGCCGCAGATCTGCGCACCGCTTACTTCGCTAACAGCTATGTCTGCGAACCGGAGAATTCTGAACTTGTAACGGCCTGGGCAACGCACGAGACCGACCGGTTTGCCGCGGCGGTGCGCTCCGGAAATGTCGTTGGTGTTCAGTTCCATCCCGAGAAAAGCTCTTCCGCCGGAATCTCATTCATCCGTGGGTTTCTCGAGTCGGTTGCTGAATGATCGTCATCCCGGCGATCGATCTGCGCGACGGCTGCTGCGTGCAGCTTGTAGGCGGGTCATACGCGCACGAAATGGTGAGGATCGACGACCCGGTTGGGGTGGCGCGCCGCTGGGAGAGCGACGGATTTCGCCAGCTCCATGTTATCGATCTCGACGCCGCAATGCGGGTCGGGTCGAACCTCGAGTCAATGTTGTCGATTCTTCGTTCCGTGAGCTGCGAAATTCAGGTTGGGGGCGGTTGCCGAACAACGGAACAGGTAGAAGACCTGCTGCGAGAGGGAGCAGCACGAGTCGTCGTGGGCACCAGAGCACTCGAAGATCCTCACTGGCTGGAGGAGATTGCCTCCCGGTTTCCCGGTGCAATCGTGGTTGCCGCAGACGTGCGCGATGGTCGCATTGTCACCCGTGGCTGGACAAAGACTCTTCCGGAAAGAGTCGAGGACACCATCGAAGACCTCAACAGACAGCCTCTTGCCGCGGTGATGGTGACAGCCGTTCACAAAGAGGGGCTGATGGCAGGTCCCGATCTCCGTTTGATGGAGGATGTAGTGGCTGCTTCAGATCACCCCGTTCATGCGTCGGGCGGAGTAGGCGGAATGAGCGATCTGCACGAGCTTGCCGACTGCGGAGTTGCAGCCGTGATTGTCGGAATGGCTATCTATACCGGCGCGCTCGACCCGCGCGCCGCACTCGAGGAGTTCGGAGAATGAGCGTGGTTGAACGTCGGACGAGCGAAACCGACATCCGTGTCGAGATGGTGCAGGGAAGTGGTATCGCCTCGATCGACACAGGGGTGTCGTTCCTCGATCACATGATGACGGCGCTTGCCCGCTACTCCGGTCTCGACATCACCATTACCGCCACCGGCGACCTCCGGCATCATCTCATCGAGGACGTTGCGATCGCAGCCGGAACCGCGTTCGCGCAGATGATTCCTGCGGCGTGCGCGCGGTACGGAGACCGTGCCATCCCGATGGACGACGCACTCGTGCACGTCTCAATCGATGCTGGCGGGCGGCCGTACTACGAAGGAGAATTGCCGAGTACGCTGTACGATCACTGGATGAGGTCGTTCGCCGATCATGCGAAGATGACGCTGCACGTGCGAATTCTGAATGGGACCGACCGGCACCATATCGTCGAAGCGGCGTTCAAGGCACTTGGTCTCGCCATCCGCGATGCGCTCGTGGAGACGAAGGAAGTATTCAGCACGAAGGGAGTCGTCTCTCTGGACGCCCGTTAGTGCTGACCCGCCGGGTCGTGGTCTGTCTCGATGTCGCGGGCGAGCGGGTGGTGAAGGGAGTGGGCTTCGAGGGCCTGCGCGATGTCGGTGATCCGGTCGAGATGGCCGTTCGGTATGAGAAGGATGGAGCGGACGAGATCGTGTTCCTGGACATTTCAGCCAGCGCAGAGCATAGAGCAACCGTTCTCGATGTCGCCCGGCGTACGGCCGAGCGACTTTTCATTCCGTTGACGATCGGCGGTGGGGTCCGGAGCGCAGATGATGTTGGCCGAACATTGAGAGCGGGCGCCGACAAGGTGAGCATGAACTCCGCAGCCGTAAACAACCCTGCACTCCTTGGCGAGTGTGCGGATCGGTTCGGGTCGCAGTGCGTCGTTGCAAGCATCGATGTCAAGCGCGAAGACGGAACGTGGCACGTGTACACGCACGGTGGGAGAACGCGCACCAGTCTCGAGGCGGTCAGCTGGGCTGTCGAGTGTGTCGCGCGAGGCGCGGGGGAGATCCTGCTCACCAGTATCGACCGCGACGGCGCACGCAGCGGCTACGATCTGGAGCTCACGCGCGAGGTTGCCGGTGCGGTCTCAGTTCCAGTGGTTGCTTCGGGTGGTGCAGGTAATGCCACCCATGTGGTTGATGTACTGAGCTTCGCCGATGCTGCG
This sequence is a window from Gemmatimonadaceae bacterium. Protein-coding genes within it:
- a CDS encoding histidinol-phosphate transaminase, translating into MNASEFARECFLSVTLYDPDVAPCEVDLSDNTNLWGTPPAAQRAILTAGPEIVARYPAPYTSDLKAKISAYVQVEASMVVTGCGSDDVLDSAIRAFGSPGDRVAIPEPSFGMIPVFARINGLEPVFISLDRDGSLNPSAFQAADARITYLCSPNNPTGVSLRQTDIDEIISNARGPVIVDQAYAEFSERSLTELAKKHDNVLITRTMSKAFGLAGLRIGYGVGSPGLVREVEKSRGPYKTNALAARAAIAALDEDLPWVAQHVSEIKTNRARFITGLEKLGLDPYPTDANFVLVPVSDAKEVGRLMRTRGVAVRVFDDLAGAGGAFRITIGPWEMMDRCLISLAECMG
- the hisH gene encoding imidazole glycerol phosphate synthase subunit HisH, whose amino-acid sequence is MRVAILDYGAGNLHSLAKALEQPGVDVTITTDPSVAFRLDALILPGVGAFASASEVIARYALPIRESLDRGLPCLGICLGMQLLFEESEEGSGRGIAAIPGRVRRLKTRRVPQIGWNEIESATDPLFEAADLRTAYFANSYVCEPENSELVTAWATHETDRFAAAVRSGNVVGVQFHPEKSSSAGISFIRGFLESVAE
- a CDS encoding 1-(5-phosphoribosyl)-5-[(5-phosphoribosylamino)methylideneamino] imidazole-4-carboxamide isomerase, which produces MIVIPAIDLRDGCCVQLVGGSYAHEMVRIDDPVGVARRWESDGFRQLHVIDLDAAMRVGSNLESMLSILRSVSCEIQVGGGCRTTEQVEDLLREGAARVVVGTRALEDPHWLEEIASRFPGAIVVAADVRDGRIVTRGWTKTLPERVEDTIEDLNRQPLAAVMVTAVHKEGLMAGPDLRLMEDVVAASDHPVHASGGVGGMSDLHELADCGVAAVIVGMAIYTGALDPRAALEEFGE
- a CDS encoding imidazoleglycerol-phosphate dehydratase, which encodes MSVVERRTSETDIRVEMVQGSGIASIDTGVSFLDHMMTALARYSGLDITITATGDLRHHLIEDVAIAAGTAFAQMIPAACARYGDRAIPMDDALVHVSIDAGGRPYYEGELPSTLYDHWMRSFADHAKMTLHVRILNGTDRHHIVEAAFKALGLAIRDALVETKEVFSTKGVVSLDAR
- the hisF gene encoding imidazole glycerol phosphate synthase subunit HisF encodes the protein MLTRRVVVCLDVAGERVVKGVGFEGLRDVGDPVEMAVRYEKDGADEIVFLDISASAEHRATVLDVARRTAERLFIPLTIGGGVRSADDVGRTLRAGADKVSMNSAAVNNPALLGECADRFGSQCVVASIDVKREDGTWHVYTHGGRTRTSLEAVSWAVECVARGAGEILLTSIDRDGARSGYDLELTREVAGAVSVPVVASGGAGNATHVVDVLSFADAALVAGILHDGCTTVGVIKAEMTKNDIPVRRSG